In a single window of the Streptomyces sp. CGMCC 4.7035 genome:
- a CDS encoding glycosyltransferase: protein MSAITWTAAGSLAAWLWLLLCQGFFWRTDVRLPPRGDPDEWPSVCIVVPARDEAAVLPDSLPSLLAQDYPGRAEVFLIDDGSSDGTGELARELAKRHGGLPLTVGSPGAPPTGWTGKLWAVRHGIGLARARAPEYLLLTDADIAHAPDSLRELVAAARTDGFDLVSQMARLRVESLWERLIVPAFVYFFAQLYPFRRIAMRGSRTAAAAGGCVLLRADAAERAGIPDTIRQAVIDDVALARAVKDSGGHIWLGLADRVDSVRPYPRLHDLWRMVSRSAYAQLRHSPLLLVGTVLGLALVYLAPTAAFVAGLVTGSVAATVLGGLANLVMTATYVPMLRYYRQPLWLAPLLPVTALLYLLMTVDSAVQHYRGRGAAWKGRTYARPDAALDER from the coding sequence GTGAGCGCCATCACGTGGACTGCCGCCGGATCACTCGCCGCCTGGTTGTGGCTGCTGCTGTGCCAGGGCTTCTTCTGGCGCACCGACGTCAGGCTGCCGCCCCGCGGGGACCCTGACGAGTGGCCGTCCGTGTGCATCGTGGTACCGGCGCGGGACGAGGCCGCCGTACTTCCCGACAGTCTTCCGTCATTGCTCGCACAGGACTACCCCGGACGCGCCGAGGTCTTCCTGATCGATGACGGCAGTTCCGACGGCACTGGCGAGCTGGCCCGCGAGTTGGCGAAGCGCCACGGTGGACTGCCGCTCACCGTCGGCTCCCCGGGCGCACCTCCCACGGGCTGGACCGGCAAGCTGTGGGCCGTGCGGCACGGAATCGGTCTCGCACGCGCGCGTGCACCCGAGTATCTGCTCCTTACGGACGCCGACATCGCCCACGCACCGGACAGTCTGCGCGAGCTGGTGGCGGCGGCGCGCACCGACGGCTTCGATCTCGTCTCGCAAATGGCCCGGTTGCGGGTGGAGAGCCTGTGGGAACGGCTCATCGTGCCGGCCTTCGTGTACTTCTTCGCCCAGTTGTATCCGTTCCGCCGGATCGCAATGAGGGGATCAAGGACGGCGGCCGCGGCGGGCGGCTGTGTGCTGCTGCGCGCCGACGCCGCCGAACGCGCAGGGATTCCCGACACCATCCGCCAGGCGGTCATCGACGACGTGGCGCTCGCACGGGCGGTCAAGGACAGCGGCGGCCACATCTGGCTGGGGCTGGCCGACCGGGTCGACAGCGTGCGTCCGTACCCACGGCTGCACGACCTGTGGCGGATGGTCTCTCGCAGCGCGTACGCCCAGCTCCGGCACAGTCCGCTGCTGCTCGTCGGTACGGTGCTCGGACTCGCCCTCGTCTATCTGGCACCGACCGCGGCGTTCGTCGCGGGGCTCGTCACCGGCAGCGTGGCGGCAACGGTGCTCGGCGGGCTCGCGAACCTGGTGATGACGGCAACGTACGTGCCGATGCTGCGCTACTACCGCCAGCCGCTGTGGCTCGCGCCGCTGCTGCCGGTCACCGCGCTCCTGTACCTCCTCATGACGGTCGATTCGGCGGTGCAGCACTACAGGGGGCGCGGTGCGGCCTGGAAGGGCCGCACCTACGCACGTCCCGATGCCGCGCTCGACGAGCGGTGA
- a CDS encoding glutamate racemase — MKIALMDSGIGLLPAAAAVRRLRPDADLVLSWDPDGMPWGPRTPEDITERALAVAEAAAAYRPDVLIVACNTASVHSLPAMRARFEPDLPIIGTVPAIKPAAAGGGPVAIWATPATTGSPYQRGLIREFADGVTVTEVPCPGLADAVHHADDAAIDAAIAAAAALTPDDVTTVVLGCTNYELVADRIRAAVQKPGHAPLILHGTAGAVVAQALRRIGEDPAPEASAEGGLAVLLSGREGVLPPEALAYAEGRFLQAVTPAR; from the coding sequence GTGAAGATCGCGCTCATGGACTCCGGAATCGGCCTGCTTCCCGCCGCTGCCGCGGTACGCCGTCTGCGGCCCGACGCGGATCTCGTACTCTCCTGGGACCCCGATGGGATGCCCTGGGGACCGCGCACTCCGGAGGACATCACCGAGCGGGCCCTGGCCGTCGCCGAGGCCGCCGCAGCGTACCGTCCGGATGTCCTGATCGTGGCCTGCAACACCGCATCCGTGCATTCCCTGCCGGCGATGCGGGCGCGCTTCGAACCGGACCTGCCGATCATCGGCACGGTTCCCGCGATCAAGCCGGCCGCGGCGGGCGGCGGACCCGTCGCGATCTGGGCCACGCCTGCCACCACCGGGAGCCCCTATCAGCGCGGTCTCATCCGGGAGTTCGCAGACGGTGTGACCGTCACCGAGGTGCCGTGCCCCGGGCTCGCGGATGCCGTGCACCACGCGGACGACGCGGCGATCGACGCCGCGATCGCCGCCGCTGCCGCGCTCACCCCTGACGATGTCACGACTGTCGTTCTCGGCTGCACCAACTACGAACTGGTGGCCGACCGTATCCGCGCGGCCGTGCAGAAGCCCGGCCACGCGCCGCTCATCCTCCACGGAACCGCCGGTGCGGTGGTCGCGCAGGCGCTGCGGCGCATCGGGGAGGACCCGGCGCCGGAGGCTTCCGCCGAGGGTGGATTGGCGGTGCTGCTGAGCGGTCGCGAGGGGGTGCTGCCGCCCGAGGCACTGGCGTACGCCGAGGGCAGGTTTTTGCAGGCGGTCACTCCGGCGCGGTGA
- a CDS encoding O-antigen ligase family protein: protein MGSTGTESAAGAADAEDERRNVSDATGVLLLGACAAWSLITAAAHGGRPEGVLLAVLAVAAGYAAGRIFGALLPVAAPAAGACVGLALVVAAPQAPAGPQFVAPLGHTGALAAVLTLSTGAACCASWAARSPAARLALRLSAAAVTVVAAALGSTTGLVASTGVLLCSLAAARMRYRALGLAGLALFVAVVTGAAGAVAEGLLPDSPMSFLEDQLGLHRVLLWHDALALVQRDPALGAGPGRFGELSPTAAQSLLPDGKPHSAPLQLAAEQGLVGVALLAAVFCWVLYALWRTPRPTPIALTAGAALTTLAVIASVGNALSFATVTAGAGLLAGIATARPLTDTEEAGRRSEWGTPPE from the coding sequence GTGGGATCCACGGGGACGGAGTCCGCGGCGGGGGCCGCGGACGCGGAAGACGAGAGACGAAACGTTTCGGATGCGACGGGCGTCCTGCTGCTCGGCGCCTGCGCGGCCTGGTCACTGATCACGGCCGCCGCGCACGGAGGCCGTCCCGAGGGCGTGCTGCTCGCGGTGCTCGCGGTCGCCGCCGGTTACGCGGCGGGGCGAATCTTCGGGGCGCTCCTGCCGGTGGCCGCACCCGCCGCGGGAGCATGTGTCGGCCTCGCACTGGTGGTCGCCGCGCCGCAGGCCCCGGCCGGTCCGCAGTTCGTCGCACCGCTCGGGCACACCGGCGCGCTCGCCGCCGTGCTGACGCTGTCCACCGGCGCGGCGTGCTGCGCCTCCTGGGCGGCCCGCTCCCCGGCTGCGCGACTCGCACTGCGCCTGTCGGCCGCTGCCGTCACTGTGGTCGCGGCGGCGCTCGGCTCGACGACGGGCCTCGTCGCGTCCACCGGGGTGCTGCTGTGCTCGCTCGCCGCCGCCCGCATGCGGTACCGCGCCCTCGGGCTCGCGGGGCTCGCGCTGTTCGTGGCCGTGGTGACCGGGGCGGCCGGGGCGGTCGCCGAGGGCCTCCTGCCGGACAGCCCGATGTCCTTCCTGGAGGACCAGCTCGGCCTGCACCGCGTCCTGCTCTGGCACGACGCGCTCGCCCTGGTCCAGCGCGATCCGGCACTCGGCGCGGGTCCCGGACGCTTCGGCGAACTGAGCCCCACGGCCGCGCAGTCGCTTCTGCCCGACGGGAAACCCCACTCCGCGCCGCTGCAGCTGGCCGCCGAACAAGGGCTCGTCGGCGTGGCACTGCTCGCGGCGGTCTTCTGCTGGGTCCTGTACGCACTGTGGCGCACGCCCCGGCCCACACCGATCGCGCTCACAGCGGGAGCCGCGCTGACGACACTGGCGGTGATCGCGTCGGTCGGCAACGCACTGAGCTTCGCGACGGTGACGGCCGGGGCGGGGCTCCTGGCCGGGATCGCGACGGCGCGTCCGCTGACGGACACGGAGGAGGCCGGGAGAAGGTCCGAGTGGGGCACGCCACCGGAGTGA
- the lnt gene encoding apolipoprotein N-acyltransferase: protein MTVTATSVGEPDQLEPQAAPAPGGTGRVRRLVPAAAASLSGVLLYVSFPPRILWWLALPAFAVFAWTLRGRTWKAGLGLGYLFGLGFLLPLLVWTGVEVGSGPWLALVAVEAICIALVGAGVALVSRLPAWPLWAAAVWIAGEAARARVPFGGFPWGKIAFGQADGVFLPLAAVGGTPVLGFAVVLCGFGLYEIVRLVVEGRRTGAVLRRGAVVAALLSIAVPVVAAFAARSLVSDKAENGTATVAVIQGNVPRSGLEFNAQRRAVLDYHARETERLAAKVKAGKVPRPDLVLWPENSSDIDPFANPDAAAVIDRAARAIGVPVSIGGVVERDGKLYNEQILWQPGKGAVDTYDKRQVQPFGEYLPLRSLLGAINENWTSMVRQDFSRGRKPGVFTMANAKVGLVTCYEAAFDWTVRSTVTDGAQLISVPSNNATFDRSEMTYQQLAMSRVRAVEHSRTVTVPVTSGVSAIILPDGKITQRTGMFVADSLVQKVPLRSSETPATRLGTLPEMVLVLVAAGGLGWAVATVVRGRRDRGLQDVRLDEPGVTEPAR from the coding sequence GTGACCGTCACCGCAACTTCCGTGGGCGAGCCGGACCAGCTCGAACCCCAGGCCGCACCCGCACCCGGTGGTACCGGCCGGGTACGGCGCCTCGTTCCGGCCGCCGCCGCATCGCTCTCCGGAGTGCTGCTCTACGTCAGTTTTCCGCCCCGGATCCTGTGGTGGCTGGCCCTCCCCGCCTTCGCAGTCTTCGCCTGGACCCTGCGCGGCCGCACCTGGAAGGCGGGCCTCGGCCTCGGCTATCTGTTCGGCCTCGGTTTCCTGCTGCCGCTGCTCGTGTGGACCGGCGTCGAGGTCGGCTCAGGCCCGTGGCTCGCGCTCGTCGCGGTGGAGGCGATCTGCATCGCGCTCGTCGGCGCGGGCGTCGCGCTGGTCTCCCGGCTGCCCGCCTGGCCGCTGTGGGCGGCCGCCGTGTGGATAGCGGGAGAGGCGGCACGCGCGCGCGTGCCGTTCGGTGGCTTCCCCTGGGGGAAGATCGCCTTCGGTCAGGCGGACGGCGTTTTCCTGCCGCTTGCCGCTGTGGGCGGCACCCCCGTGCTCGGCTTCGCGGTCGTGCTGTGCGGCTTCGGGCTGTACGAGATCGTGCGCCTCGTCGTGGAGGGGCGGCGCACCGGTGCCGTGCTGCGGCGGGGCGCGGTCGTCGCGGCCCTGCTGAGCATCGCCGTCCCGGTGGTGGCCGCCTTCGCCGCGCGCTCCCTGGTCAGCGACAAGGCCGAGAACGGCACCGCGACGGTCGCGGTCATCCAGGGCAACGTGCCGCGTTCCGGGCTCGAGTTCAACGCCCAGCGGCGCGCCGTCCTCGACTACCACGCGCGTGAGACCGAACGCCTGGCCGCGAAGGTCAAGGCGGGCAAGGTCCCGCGGCCCGACCTCGTGCTGTGGCCCGAGAACTCTTCCGACATCGACCCCTTCGCCAATCCCGACGCCGCCGCCGTGATCGACCGCGCCGCCCGGGCGATCGGCGTGCCCGTCTCAATCGGCGGCGTCGTCGAGCGCGACGGCAAGCTCTACAACGAGCAGATCCTGTGGCAGCCGGGCAAGGGCGCCGTCGACACGTACGACAAGCGGCAGGTGCAGCCGTTCGGCGAGTACCTTCCGCTGCGCTCGCTGCTCGGCGCCATCAACGAGAACTGGACCTCGATGGTGCGCCAGGACTTCAGCCGGGGACGCAAGCCCGGCGTGTTCACCATGGCGAACGCCAAGGTCGGACTCGTCACCTGTTACGAGGCCGCCTTCGACTGGACGGTCCGCAGCACCGTCACGGACGGAGCGCAGCTGATCTCGGTGCCCAGCAACAACGCGACCTTCGACCGCAGCGAGATGACCTACCAGCAGCTCGCCATGTCCCGTGTGCGCGCCGTGGAGCACAGCCGCACCGTCACCGTGCCGGTGACCAGCGGCGTCAGCGCCATCATCCTGCCGGACGGGAAGATCACCCAGCGGACCGGGATGTTCGTGGCCGACTCGCTCGTCCAGAAGGTGCCGCTGCGTTCCTCCGAGACCCCCGCGACACGGCTCGGCACCCTGCCCGAGATGGTTCTCGTGCTCGTCGCGGCCGGCGGTCTCGGCTGGGCGGTGGCGACGGTGGTCCGCGGCCGCCGCGACCGTGGCCTCCAGGACGTCCGTCTCGATGAGCCGGGAGTGACGGAACCGGCACGTTAG
- a CDS encoding NUDIX hydrolase translates to MATPEFIRTIRASAGRQLLWLPGVAAIVFDDDGRVLLARRADTRAWSVIGGIPEPGEQPAACAVREVYEETAVRCVPERVVLVQALDPVTYPNGDMCQYMDITFRCRAVGGEARVNDDESLEVGWFSVDALPELNEFGLLRIKQALSDAPTWFDPTNPL, encoded by the coding sequence ATGGCTACTCCCGAATTCATCCGGACCATTCGCGCCTCCGCCGGCCGGCAACTGCTCTGGCTCCCCGGCGTCGCCGCCATCGTCTTCGACGACGACGGCAGAGTGCTGTTGGCACGGCGCGCGGACACCCGCGCATGGTCGGTGATCGGCGGCATCCCGGAGCCCGGGGAGCAGCCCGCGGCCTGTGCCGTGCGCGAGGTGTACGAGGAGACGGCCGTGCGGTGCGTCCCCGAACGGGTCGTTCTCGTCCAGGCCCTGGACCCGGTGACGTACCCGAACGGCGACATGTGCCAGTACATGGACATCACCTTCCGCTGCCGGGCTGTCGGCGGCGAGGCGCGTGTCAATGACGACGAGTCGCTGGAGGTCGGCTGGTTCTCGGTGGACGCGCTGCCGGAGCTGAACGAGTTCGGACTGCTCCGGATCAAGCAGGCGCTGTCGGATGCACCCACATGGTTCGACCCCACGAATCCGCTGTGA
- a CDS encoding 3-hydroxybutyrate dehydrogenase, whose product MTASHPFPGPPAPSLDLGGRTALVTGAAGGIGRACALRLAAAGAKVRAVDRDAAGLDALAGAARGLAGTVEPHVLDLTDLDAAELAAAGTDVLVNNAGIQLVRPLEEFPPDVFHTVLTVMLEAPFRLVRGALPHMYGQGWGRIVNVSSVHGLRASAYKSAYVAAKHGLEGLSKTAALEGAPHGVTSNCVNPAYVRTPLVEKQIADQARAHGIPEERVLSEVLLQDSAVKRLIEPEEVAEAVAYLCSAQASFVTGTSLVLDGGWTAH is encoded by the coding sequence ATGACCGCGTCCCACCCTTTCCCCGGCCCTCCCGCTCCTTCGCTCGACCTCGGCGGCCGCACCGCCCTCGTCACCGGCGCCGCCGGCGGCATCGGCCGTGCCTGCGCGCTGCGGCTGGCCGCCGCCGGGGCCAAGGTGAGAGCGGTCGACCGGGACGCCGCAGGCCTCGACGCCCTCGCCGGCGCGGCCCGAGGCCTCGCGGGCACTGTCGAGCCGCACGTCCTCGACCTGACCGACCTGGACGCGGCCGAACTCGCCGCCGCCGGCACCGACGTCCTCGTCAACAACGCCGGGATCCAACTGGTGCGCCCCCTGGAGGAGTTTCCCCCCGACGTCTTCCACACGGTCCTGACGGTGATGCTGGAGGCGCCGTTCCGGCTCGTCCGCGGGGCGCTGCCCCATATGTACGGACAGGGCTGGGGTCGCATCGTCAACGTGTCGTCGGTCCACGGGCTGCGCGCCTCCGCGTACAAGTCGGCGTACGTCGCCGCCAAGCACGGGCTCGAAGGGCTGTCGAAGACCGCCGCCCTGGAAGGCGCCCCGCACGGTGTCACGTCGAACTGTGTGAACCCGGCGTACGTACGCACGCCCCTTGTCGAGAAGCAAATCGCGGACCAGGCGCGGGCACACGGAATCCCCGAGGAGCGCGTGCTGTCGGAGGTGCTGCTCCAGGACAGCGCGGTCAAACGGCTGATCGAACCGGAGGAAGTCGCCGAGGCGGTGGCCTACCTGTGCAGCGCGCAGGCGTCGTTCGTCACCGGTACGTCGCTGGTTCTCGACGGCGGCTGGACGGCACACTGA
- a CDS encoding helix-turn-helix domain-containing protein, whose product MSRDHVQSAERLGTGAEAPFLELLARGASADAYEQPVLLARAEGLSSERVGALEQAKRLALRVRAEMEGRRRREAELSALFETAHDLAGLRDLDAVLQAIVQRARSLLSTDVAYLTLHDEAAGDTYMRVTEGSVAARFQQLRLGMGEGLGGLVAQTARPYVTPDYFSDDRFQHTWTIDSGVRDEGLVAILGVPLMIGPQVIGVLFAADRRARVFEREQIALLGSFAALAAAAIDTANLLTETRSALDRLARANEIIRDRSAVIERASDVHDRLAELVLRGGGVHDVAAAVSQVLDGTVEFTEADAAPAAALEASRAEGHAVRHGDDWIAAVAAGGELLGALVLCGHPGLDPVDQRTLERAAMVTSLLLLARRSAAEAEQRVRGALLDDLLDARDRDPRVLRERAARLHADLDATHVVLAARLDGAAADADQEAAARRRLWSAASHLAATRHGLAAARDGGTVLLLPLDPGDTTTALARRTARQLGTAVHGEVTVGASAPVEDLATRPDAVSEAYAEAQRCLDALRLLGRSGDGAAAEDFGFLGLLLAGDRDIGGYVERTIGQVVAYDERRGTDLVRTLDAYFACGMSPARTKDELHVHVNTVAQRLERVGRLLGDDWQSPARALEIQLALRLHRLSSAPGR is encoded by the coding sequence ATGTCTCGCGATCACGTACAGTCCGCGGAGCGCCTCGGCACCGGTGCCGAGGCGCCGTTCCTGGAGCTCCTGGCTCGGGGAGCGTCGGCCGACGCGTACGAGCAGCCGGTCCTGCTCGCCCGCGCGGAGGGCCTGTCGTCCGAGCGTGTCGGCGCGCTCGAGCAGGCCAAGCGACTCGCACTGCGCGTGCGCGCGGAGATGGAGGGCAGACGCCGCCGCGAGGCGGAGCTGTCCGCGCTCTTCGAGACCGCCCACGATCTGGCCGGGCTGCGCGACCTGGACGCCGTCCTGCAGGCGATCGTCCAGCGTGCCCGGTCGCTGCTGAGTACCGACGTGGCATACCTGACCCTGCACGACGAGGCCGCGGGCGACACCTACATGAGGGTCACCGAAGGCTCGGTCGCCGCCCGCTTCCAGCAGCTGCGGCTCGGCATGGGGGAGGGGCTCGGCGGTCTCGTCGCCCAGACCGCCCGCCCCTATGTGACGCCCGACTACTTCAGCGACGACCGCTTCCAGCACACCTGGACGATCGACTCGGGCGTACGCGACGAGGGGCTCGTGGCGATCCTCGGCGTGCCCCTGATGATCGGCCCCCAGGTCATCGGCGTACTGTTCGCGGCCGATCGGCGGGCCCGGGTCTTCGAACGGGAGCAGATCGCGCTCCTCGGCTCCTTCGCCGCGCTGGCCGCCGCGGCCATCGACACCGCCAACCTGCTCACCGAGACACGTTCGGCCCTGGACCGGCTCGCCCGCGCCAACGAGATCATCCGCGACCGCAGCGCGGTCATCGAGCGCGCCTCGGACGTCCACGACCGGCTCGCCGAACTCGTCCTGCGCGGCGGTGGCGTCCACGACGTGGCCGCCGCGGTCTCCCAGGTCCTGGACGGCACGGTCGAGTTCACCGAGGCCGATGCCGCCCCCGCCGCGGCACTTGAGGCGTCCCGCGCCGAGGGCCACGCCGTACGGCACGGGGACGACTGGATCGCCGCCGTGGCGGCCGGCGGCGAACTGCTCGGCGCGCTGGTGCTGTGCGGCCACCCGGGGCTCGACCCCGTCGACCAGCGCACCCTGGAACGCGCGGCGATGGTGACCTCGCTGTTGCTGCTCGCCCGCCGCTCGGCCGCCGAGGCCGAACAGCGCGTCCGCGGAGCATTGTTGGACGACCTCCTCGACGCCCGCGACCGCGACCCGCGCGTGCTGCGCGAGCGCGCCGCCCGGCTGCACGCCGACCTCGACGCCACCCACGTGGTGCTCGCCGCCCGCCTCGACGGAGCCGCGGCCGACGCCGATCAGGAGGCGGCCGCACGCCGCCGCCTGTGGTCCGCCGCCTCCCACCTCGCGGCCACCCGGCACGGGCTCGCCGCGGCCCGCGACGGCGGGACGGTCCTGCTGCTGCCCCTCGACCCGGGTGACACCACGACGGCCCTGGCCCGCCGTACCGCCCGGCAGCTCGGCACCGCTGTCCACGGGGAGGTCACCGTCGGCGCCTCCGCACCCGTCGAGGACCTCGCCACCCGTCCCGACGCCGTGTCCGAGGCCTACGCGGAAGCACAGCGCTGCCTCGACGCCCTGCGCCTGCTGGGCCGAAGCGGTGATGGGGCCGCCGCCGAGGACTTCGGCTTTCTGGGGCTGCTGCTGGCCGGAGACCGGGACATCGGCGGCTATGTCGAGCGCACGATCGGCCAGGTCGTCGCGTACGACGAACGGCGCGGTACCGATCTCGTACGCACCCTCGACGCGTACTTCGCCTGCGGGATGAGTCCGGCGCGCACCAAGGACGAACTGCACGTCCACGTGAACACGGTGGCGCAGCGCCTGGAGCGGGTGGGCCGCCTCCTCGGCGACGACTGGCAGAGCCCGGCCCGCGCCCTGGAGATACAACTGGCGCTGCGGCTGCATCGGTTGTCGTCGGCACCCGGGCGCTGA
- a CDS encoding MFS transporter: MASGTTAPPPPVNLKRIVAASLIGTTIEWYDFFLYGSAAALVFNKLFFPDSDPLVGTLLSFLTYAVGFAARPLGALVFGHYGDRLGRKKLLVLSLLLMGGATFAIGLLPTHATVGTAAPVLLTTLRLVQGFALGGEWGGAVLLVSEHGDARRRGFWASWPQTGAPAGQLLATGVLSLLTAVLSDAAFGSWGWRIPFLLSGVLVIVGLWIRLSVDESPVFQQALEQAEARKAARDADAEKLPLVSVLRHHWRDILVAMGARMAENISYYVITAFILVYATTSAGVSKQTALNAVLIASAVHFAVIPAWGALSDRVGRRPVYLLGAAGVGLWMFPFFSLIDTGSFGNLVLAVTIGLVLHGAMYAPQAAFFSEMFATRMRYSGASMGAQFASVAAGAPAPLIATALLSDYGSSTPIALYVIAAAVLTLIAVGVAKETRNRDLARIESAVDSEPAGARTADARTV, translated from the coding sequence ATGGCCTCCGGAACCACCGCTCCCCCACCACCCGTGAACCTCAAGCGCATCGTCGCCGCCAGCCTCATCGGCACCACCATCGAGTGGTACGACTTCTTCCTCTACGGATCCGCCGCCGCGCTCGTCTTCAACAAGCTGTTCTTCCCGGATTCCGACCCGCTCGTCGGCACGCTGCTTTCGTTCCTGACGTATGCCGTCGGGTTCGCCGCCCGTCCGCTGGGCGCCCTCGTCTTCGGGCACTACGGCGACCGGCTCGGGCGCAAGAAGCTGTTGGTGCTGAGCCTGTTGCTCATGGGCGGGGCGACCTTCGCGATCGGGCTGCTGCCCACGCATGCGACGGTCGGCACCGCCGCGCCCGTGCTGCTGACCACGCTGCGTCTGGTCCAGGGGTTCGCGCTCGGCGGTGAGTGGGGCGGGGCCGTGTTGCTGGTCTCCGAGCACGGGGACGCGCGGCGGCGCGGGTTCTGGGCCTCGTGGCCGCAGACCGGGGCACCTGCCGGGCAGCTCCTTGCCACGGGTGTGCTGTCGCTGCTGACCGCAGTGCTCTCGGACGCCGCGTTCGGCTCCTGGGGGTGGCGCATTCCGTTCCTCCTGTCCGGAGTGCTCGTGATCGTCGGCTTGTGGATTCGTCTTTCTGTCGATGAATCGCCCGTGTTCCAGCAGGCCCTGGAGCAGGCGGAGGCCCGTAAGGCGGCCCGGGACGCCGACGCGGAGAAGCTCCCGCTGGTGTCCGTTCTGCGCCACCACTGGCGGGACATACTGGTCGCCATGGGCGCGCGCATGGCGGAGAACATCAGCTACTACGTGATCACCGCCTTCATCCTCGTGTACGCCACCACGTCGGCGGGCGTCTCCAAGCAGACGGCCCTGAACGCCGTCCTCATCGCCTCCGCCGTGCACTTCGCCGTCATCCCGGCGTGGGGCGCGCTCTCGGACCGGGTCGGCCGCCGGCCCGTCTATCTGCTGGGCGCGGCCGGGGTCGGCCTATGGATGTTCCCGTTCTTCTCGCTCATCGACACGGGAAGCTTCGGGAACCTCGTTCTCGCGGTGACGATCGGTCTGGTGCTGCACGGGGCGATGTACGCGCCCCAGGCGGCCTTCTTCTCGGAGATGTTCGCGACCCGCATGCGCTACTCGGGTGCGTCCATGGGCGCCCAGTTCGCCTCGGTGGCTGCCGGCGCGCCGGCTCCGCTCATCGCGACGGCGCTGCTGTCGGACTACGGCAGTTCCACGCCGATCGCGCTGTACGTCATCGCGGCGGCCGTCCTCACCCTGATCGCGGTGGGCGTCGCCAAGGAGACGCGGAACCGCGATCTGGCCCGGATCGAGTCCGCCGTGGACTCGGAGCCCGCGGGGGCGCGGACGGCGGACGCGCGAACCGTCTGA
- a CDS encoding effector-associated constant component EACC1 translates to MRSLLAVDGSEGPDSLADLRDWLSDESLLRGRVHVPPSAPDAGELGAWSDTLIVAVGAGGALTALARAVAVYVRQPRRSTVRVKVVAPDGTRTELTVQHAKNLDAVENLLRTALHSDTDTGRKAVSGGAAPALGEASEAEG, encoded by the coding sequence ATGCGATCCCTGCTGGCGGTGGACGGCTCCGAAGGGCCCGACTCCCTTGCGGACCTCAGAGATTGGCTCAGCGACGAGTCACTGCTGCGGGGACGGGTGCACGTTCCGCCGTCCGCACCCGATGCGGGCGAACTGGGCGCCTGGAGCGACACCCTCATCGTGGCGGTCGGCGCCGGAGGTGCACTGACGGCACTGGCCAGGGCGGTTGCGGTCTACGTGCGCCAGCCGCGCCGCAGCACAGTACGGGTCAAAGTGGTCGCCCCCGACGGAACGCGTACGGAACTGACGGTCCAGCACGCGAAGAATCTCGACGCGGTCGAGAACCTGCTGCGCACGGCGCTGCATTCGGACACGGATACGGGCAGGAAGGCTGTCTCTGGTGGAGCCGCCCCCGCTCTCGGTGAGGCGTCCGAAGCGGAGGGCTGA